The following proteins come from a genomic window of Pseudomonas putida:
- a CDS encoding enoyl-CoA hydratase/isomerase family protein: MTTPSSSLLSKVEAGVAWITLNRPEQRNALDIPTLKQLHALLDSHASDPTVRVVVLTGSGRSFCAGADLAEWAAAEAAGTLESYGWTETAHALMLRLHSLDKPTIAAINGTAVGGGMDLSLCCDLRIAAASARFKAGYTSMGYSPDAGASWHLPRLIGSEQAKRLLFLDELWGADRALAAGLVSEVCADEQLPAVVAELAGRLANGPTFAYAQTKRLIRDGARRTLAEQLEAERHAGLLCGRSQDGAEALQASVERRAPRFIGQ, translated from the coding sequence ATGACCACCCCGTCGTCGTCACTGTTGAGCAAGGTCGAAGCCGGCGTTGCCTGGATCACCCTCAACCGCCCCGAGCAACGCAACGCGCTGGACATTCCCACCCTCAAGCAACTGCACGCCTTGCTCGACAGCCATGCCAGCGACCCCACCGTTCGCGTGGTGGTGCTGACCGGCAGCGGCCGCAGCTTCTGCGCTGGCGCCGACCTGGCCGAATGGGCAGCCGCCGAAGCGGCGGGCACCCTGGAGAGCTACGGCTGGACCGAAACTGCCCATGCCCTGATGTTGCGCCTGCACAGCCTCGACAAACCCACCATCGCCGCCATCAACGGCACCGCTGTGGGTGGTGGCATGGACCTCAGCCTGTGCTGCGACCTGCGCATCGCCGCCGCCTCGGCGCGCTTCAAGGCCGGCTACACCAGCATGGGCTACAGCCCCGATGCTGGCGCCAGCTGGCACCTGCCACGGCTGATCGGTAGCGAGCAGGCCAAGCGCCTGCTGTTCCTCGACGAGTTGTGGGGCGCCGATCGCGCCCTGGCCGCCGGGTTGGTCAGCGAAGTCTGTGCCGACGAGCAGTTGCCTGCCGTCGTCGCCGAGCTGGCCGGGCGCCTGGCCAACGGCCCGACCTTCGCCTATGCGCAAACCAAGCGGCTGATACGCGACGGTGCCCGGCGCACGCTGGCTGAACAGCTGGAAGCCGAGCGCCACGCCGGCCTGTTGTGTGGCCGCAGCCAGGATGGCGCCGAGGCCCTGCAAGCCTCGGTGGAACGTCGCGCCCCCCGTTTTATCGGCCAGTAA
- a CDS encoding acyl-CoA dehydrogenase has translation MNFQLTQEQEMLVEAVRSFVAKELLPHEEAVDRADAVSPELAAQIRGKAIAAGFYAFNMPEEVGGGGLDYLSQALIERELSKVSWALHVFVARPSKILMACKDEQINDYLLPCVQGEKIDCFALTEPGAGSDANAIKTRAVRQGDDFVINGSKHFISHAGHADFAIVFAVTDTYEHNGRKRNAVTALLVDRGTPGMTIRRGPKCVSNRGYHTYELFFDDCRVPASKVLGEVGKGWEVANAWLTAGRVMVAANCVGQAQRALDLSLQWAADRKQFGQAIGSYQGVSFKLADMATQIRAAEMLTLHTAWKMDQGNMTDGEAGMAKLFASEVLGKVADEAVQIFGGMGLMDEGPVERIWRNARIERIWEGTSEIQRHIIARELLRPLLR, from the coding sequence ATGAATTTCCAACTGACCCAAGAACAAGAAATGTTGGTGGAAGCGGTACGCAGCTTTGTTGCCAAAGAGCTGCTGCCCCATGAGGAAGCAGTGGACCGCGCCGACGCCGTGTCACCCGAGCTGGCAGCGCAGATCCGTGGCAAGGCCATCGCTGCCGGGTTCTATGCCTTCAACATGCCCGAGGAAGTGGGAGGGGGCGGCCTGGACTACCTGTCCCAGGCGCTGATCGAACGTGAGCTGTCCAAGGTGTCCTGGGCGCTGCATGTCTTCGTTGCGCGGCCGTCGAAAATCCTCATGGCCTGCAAGGACGAGCAGATCAACGACTACCTGTTGCCGTGTGTACAGGGCGAGAAGATCGACTGCTTCGCCCTCACCGAACCGGGCGCCGGCTCTGATGCCAACGCCATCAAGACCCGCGCCGTGCGCCAGGGCGATGACTTTGTCATCAACGGTAGCAAGCACTTCATCAGCCACGCGGGCCACGCCGATTTCGCCATTGTCTTCGCTGTCACCGACACCTACGAGCACAACGGGCGCAAGCGCAATGCGGTCACCGCCTTGCTGGTCGACCGGGGTACGCCGGGCATGACCATCCGCCGTGGTCCCAAGTGCGTGAGCAACCGTGGTTATCACACCTACGAGCTGTTCTTCGACGACTGCCGGGTGCCGGCCAGCAAGGTGCTGGGCGAAGTCGGCAAGGGCTGGGAAGTGGCCAACGCCTGGCTTACCGCCGGCCGGGTGATGGTCGCCGCCAACTGCGTGGGCCAGGCCCAGCGCGCCCTCGACCTGTCACTGCAATGGGCCGCCGACCGCAAGCAGTTCGGCCAGGCCATCGGCAGCTATCAGGGGGTGTCGTTCAAGCTGGCCGACATGGCCACGCAGATCCGCGCGGCCGAGATGCTCACCCTGCACACCGCCTGGAAGATGGACCAAGGCAACATGACCGACGGTGAGGCCGGTATGGCCAAGCTGTTTGCCAGCGAAGTGCTGGGTAAGGTCGCCGACGAAGCGGTGCAGATCTTCGGTGGCATGGGCCTGATGGATGAAGGGCCGGTTGAGCGCATCTGGCGCAACGCGCGTATCGAGCGCATCTGGGAGGGCACCTCGGAAATCCAGCGGCATATCATCGCCCGCGAACTGCTGCGCCCGCTGCTGCGCTGA
- a CDS encoding CoA-binding protein — protein MSQSIRDNLKRLLAPRHLAFIGGRSMARALKRCVEGGFAGELWLVNPQHESLEGIPCVARVADLPYAPDAVFIATNRELTLQCVAELAARGAGGAICYASGFAESGEEGYQLQQRLLDVAGNMALLGPNCYGLLDYLHGAALWPVAHGGQQVEKGVAILTQSGNFAYNLSMSDRSLPVAYMASVGNQAQLGVAELMDVLLDDPRVTAIGLHLEGLKNVPGFARAACKALQQGTPIIALKTGVSQIGAELALSHTSSLSGSDALYDSLFQRLGVIRVSGPVSFVETLKAAACGRLPADGELVALACSGGDAGLIADYAERNQLQLPKLEQGQVAALAEVLPRYANLVNPLDFTTAIWGDEAALQRMLDSTLSGAAGAAMLVLDYPAAFTGERKECDLLLGLYCDAVERHGKIGFVTSAFPELLPASARERLHARGIAALQGVEDGLAAWGRIVAYQRSRQRLLDQGEAARVPLCPQALTGESRLLDEWQSKQALRAFGLPVPAGVLSTPECAVADAARVGYPLVLKAVSAQLPHKTEAGAVALNLRDARALEAALVQMRQRIATYAPHVAFDQVLLEPMAEPPLAELIVGIKREHDFALALVIGAGGVLVELLKDSVSLLLPTTDSAIRAALLSLRSAGLLQGFRGRPAANLDALVSAIRAVADYACENAGQLLELDVNPLMVGANGTTAVDALIRLGQAQGERHE, from the coding sequence ATGTCGCAATCGATTCGTGACAACCTCAAGCGCCTGCTGGCGCCCCGGCATCTGGCTTTTATCGGCGGGCGCAGCATGGCGCGGGCGCTCAAGCGATGCGTCGAAGGTGGCTTTGCCGGTGAGCTGTGGCTGGTCAACCCGCAGCATGAAAGCCTCGAAGGCATCCCCTGCGTGGCACGGGTGGCCGACTTGCCCTACGCCCCGGACGCAGTGTTCATCGCCACCAACCGTGAGCTGACCCTGCAGTGTGTTGCCGAGCTGGCTGCTCGCGGGGCCGGCGGCGCCATCTGCTATGCCTCTGGCTTTGCCGAAAGCGGGGAGGAGGGCTACCAGTTGCAGCAACGCCTGCTCGACGTCGCCGGCAACATGGCCTTGCTCGGCCCCAACTGCTATGGCTTGCTCGACTATCTGCACGGTGCCGCCCTGTGGCCGGTGGCGCATGGTGGCCAGCAGGTGGAGAAGGGGGTGGCGATCCTCACGCAAAGTGGCAACTTCGCCTATAACCTGTCCATGAGCGACCGCTCCCTGCCGGTGGCCTACATGGCCTCGGTCGGCAACCAGGCGCAACTGGGTGTGGCCGAGCTGATGGATGTACTGCTCGACGACCCACGGGTAACCGCCATCGGCCTGCACCTGGAGGGCCTGAAGAACGTGCCGGGCTTCGCCCGCGCCGCGTGCAAGGCGCTGCAGCAGGGCACGCCGATCATTGCATTGAAGACGGGCGTTTCGCAGATCGGCGCTGAACTGGCGCTCAGCCACACCAGCTCGTTGTCTGGCTCCGATGCGTTGTACGACAGCCTGTTCCAGCGCCTGGGGGTGATCCGCGTCAGCGGCCCGGTGAGCTTTGTCGAAACGCTCAAGGCCGCAGCTTGCGGACGCTTGCCGGCAGATGGCGAGCTGGTTGCGCTGGCCTGCTCAGGCGGCGATGCCGGGCTGATTGCCGACTATGCCGAACGCAACCAGTTGCAACTGCCGAAGCTCGAGCAAGGGCAGGTGGCGGCACTGGCGGAGGTGTTGCCGCGCTATGCCAACCTGGTCAACCCACTGGACTTCACCACTGCCATCTGGGGCGATGAGGCCGCCCTGCAACGCATGCTCGACAGCACCCTGAGCGGCGCCGCGGGCGCGGCGATGCTGGTGCTGGACTACCCGGCGGCGTTCACTGGCGAGCGCAAGGAATGCGACCTGCTGCTGGGGTTGTACTGCGATGCCGTTGAACGCCACGGCAAGATCGGCTTCGTCACTTCGGCTTTCCCGGAACTGTTGCCTGCCAGTGCGCGTGAGCGCCTGCATGCACGGGGCATCGCTGCCCTGCAGGGCGTGGAAGACGGACTGGCGGCCTGGGGCCGTATCGTCGCTTACCAAAGGAGCCGCCAGCGGTTGCTGGACCAGGGCGAGGCTGCGCGGGTACCGCTGTGCCCCCAGGCCCTCACGGGCGAAAGCCGACTGTTGGACGAATGGCAATCCAAGCAGGCCCTGCGCGCCTTCGGCCTGCCCGTGCCTGCGGGCGTGCTGAGTACACCCGAATGCGCCGTGGCAGACGCCGCCCGCGTGGGTTACCCGCTGGTACTGAAGGCTGTCAGCGCGCAGCTGCCGCACAAGACCGAAGCTGGCGCCGTGGCGTTGAACCTGCGCGATGCCCGCGCCCTGGAAGCTGCACTGGTGCAGATGCGCCAGCGCATCGCTACCTACGCCCCGCACGTCGCGTTCGACCAGGTGCTGCTCGAGCCCATGGCCGAGCCGCCCTTGGCCGAGCTCATAGTGGGCATCAAGCGTGAACACGACTTTGCCCTGGCCCTGGTGATCGGTGCCGGCGGCGTGCTGGTCGAACTGCTCAAGGACAGTGTCAGCCTGTTGCTGCCCACTACCGACAGCGCCATCCGGGCGGCGCTGCTTAGCCTGCGCAGTGCCGGCCTGCTGCAAGGCTTCCGTGGCCGTCCGGCCGCCAACCTTGATGCCTTGGTCTCGGCCATCCGCGCAGTCGCCGATTACGCCTGCGAAAACGCCGGGCAGTTGCTGGAGCTGGATGTGAACCCATTGATGGTCGGTGCCAATGGCACCACCGCGGTCGACGCGCTGATCCGCCTCGGCCAGGCGCAAGGAGAACGACATGAATGA
- a CDS encoding 5-guanidino-2-oxopentanoate decarboxylase — MNDLTLTAGQALVRLLANYGVETVFGIPGVHTLELYRGLPGSGIRHVLTRHEQGAGFMADGYARVSGKPGVCFVITGPGVTNVATPIGQAYADSVPMLVISSVNHTASLGKGWGCLHETQDQRAMTAPITAFSAVALRGDDLPELIARAWAVFDSERPRPVHISVPLDVLAASVSRDWSDEVVRRPGLGQPCRETLEQAALKLAAAKRPMIIAGGGALHAAEQLQQLSARLAAPLFTSVAGKGLLPPDAPLNAGASLCVEPGWQLISQADVVLAVGTEMADTDFWRERLPIRGELLRVDIDPRKFNDFYPCAIALQGDARQTVDGLLEHLPALQRDPAQSSEAVANLRQAIRSGHAPLQATHQAILDRIAAVLPDDAFISSDMTQLAYTGNYAFASRAPRSWLHPTGYGTLGYGLPAGIGGMFASDHRPGLVLVGDGGFLYTAQELATAVEELHRPLVVLLWNNDALGQIRDDMLGLDIEPVGVLPRNPDFIGLARAFGCTTHQPRDLDALQADLASGFATPGVTFIELKHTCVC; from the coding sequence ATGAATGACCTTACCCTGACTGCCGGCCAGGCGCTGGTGCGGTTGTTGGCCAACTACGGCGTGGAGACCGTGTTCGGCATCCCCGGGGTACACACTCTTGAGCTGTACCGTGGTCTGCCGGGCAGCGGCATTCGCCATGTGTTGACCCGCCACGAGCAGGGCGCCGGTTTCATGGCCGATGGCTATGCGCGGGTCAGTGGCAAGCCGGGGGTGTGCTTCGTCATTACCGGCCCCGGCGTGACCAACGTCGCCACCCCCATCGGCCAAGCCTATGCCGACTCGGTGCCGATGCTGGTGATTTCCAGCGTCAACCACACCGCCAGCCTGGGCAAGGGCTGGGGCTGCCTGCATGAAACCCAGGACCAGCGCGCGATGACTGCGCCCATCACTGCGTTTTCTGCGGTGGCCCTGCGGGGCGACGACTTGCCCGAGCTGATCGCGCGTGCCTGGGCAGTGTTCGATAGCGAACGACCGCGCCCGGTGCATATTTCGGTGCCCCTGGACGTGCTGGCGGCATCGGTCAGCCGGGACTGGAGCGATGAGGTGGTACGCCGGCCGGGGCTTGGCCAGCCGTGCCGCGAAACCCTCGAACAGGCTGCCCTGAAGCTCGCCGCCGCCAAGCGGCCAATGATCATTGCCGGTGGGGGCGCGTTGCACGCGGCTGAACAGTTGCAGCAACTCAGTGCACGGCTGGCGGCGCCTCTGTTCACCAGCGTGGCCGGCAAGGGCTTGCTGCCGCCAGACGCGCCACTCAATGCCGGCGCCAGCCTGTGCGTCGAACCCGGCTGGCAGTTGATCAGCCAGGCTGATGTGGTGCTTGCCGTAGGCACCGAAATGGCCGACACCGACTTCTGGCGCGAGCGCCTGCCGATCCGCGGCGAGCTGCTGCGCGTCGACATCGACCCGCGCAAGTTCAACGATTTCTACCCCTGTGCCATTGCCCTGCAGGGCGATGCCCGGCAAACCGTGGACGGTTTGCTCGAACACCTGCCCGCACTTCAGCGTGACCCGGCTCAGTCCAGTGAGGCGGTGGCCAACCTGCGCCAGGCCATCCGCAGTGGGCATGCCCCGTTGCAGGCCACGCACCAGGCCATTCTGGACCGTATCGCCGCCGTACTGCCCGACGATGCCTTCATCAGTAGCGACATGACCCAGCTGGCCTATACCGGCAACTACGCCTTCGCCAGCCGGGCACCACGTAGCTGGCTACACCCCACCGGCTACGGCACCCTCGGCTACGGCCTGCCGGCCGGCATTGGTGGCATGTTCGCCAGCGACCACCGCCCCGGCCTGGTACTGGTGGGTGATGGCGGCTTCCTGTACACCGCGCAGGAACTGGCCACTGCCGTCGAGGAGCTGCACCGGCCGCTGGTGGTACTGCTTTGGAACAATGACGCCCTCGGCCAGATCCGCGACGATATGCTCGGCCTGGATATCGAGCCGGTCGGCGTGCTACCGCGCAACCCGGATTTCATCGGCCTGGCCCGCGCCTTCGGTTGCACAACGCACCAGCCACGCGACCTGGACGCGTTGCAGGCCGACCTGGCCAGCGGCTTCGCCACACCCGGCGTGACGTTCATCGAACTCAAACACACCTGCGTCTGTTAA
- the alr gene encoding alanine racemase — translation MPFRRTLLAASLVLLITGQAPLYAAPPLSMDNGTNALTVQNSNAWVEVSASALQHNIRTLQAELAGKSRLCAVLKADAYGHGIGLVMPSIIAQGVPCVAVASNEEARVVRASGFTGQLVRVRAASLSELEDALQYDMEELVGSAEFARQADAIAARHGKTLRIHLAFNSSGMSRNGVEMATWSGRGEALQITDQKHLELVALMTHFAVEDKDDVRRGLAAFNEQTDWLIKHARLDRNKLTLHAANSFATLEVPEARLDMVRTGGALFGDTVPGRTEYKRAMQFKSRVAAVHSYPAGNTVGYDRTFTLARDSRLANITVGYSDGYRRVFTNKGHVLINGHRVPVVGKVSMNTLMVDVTDFPDVKGGNEVVLFGKQAGGEITQAEMEEINGALLADLYTVWGSSNPKMLVD, via the coding sequence ATGCCCTTTCGCCGTACCCTTCTGGCTGCATCCCTGGTACTTCTGATCACCGGCCAGGCCCCCCTGTATGCGGCACCCCCGTTGTCGATGGACAACGGCACCAACGCCCTGACCGTGCAAAACAGCAACGCCTGGGTCGAGGTCAGTGCCAGCGCCCTGCAACACAACATCCGCACCCTGCAGGCTGAATTGGCTGGCAAGTCCAGGCTGTGCGCCGTGCTCAAGGCCGATGCCTATGGCCATGGTATCGGTCTGGTGATGCCGTCGATCATCGCCCAGGGCGTGCCCTGCGTAGCGGTGGCCAGCAACGAGGAGGCCCGGGTGGTCCGCGCCAGCGGCTTCACCGGGCAACTGGTGCGGGTCCGTGCGGCCAGCCTGAGCGAGCTGGAAGATGCCTTGCAGTACGACATGGAAGAGCTGGTGGGCAGCGCTGAGTTCGCCCGCCAGGCTGATGCCATCGCCGCGCGCCATGGCAAGACCCTGCGCATCCATCTGGCCTTCAACTCCAGCGGCATGAGCCGTAACGGGGTGGAGATGGCTACCTGGTCCGGCCGCGGTGAAGCGCTGCAGATCACCGACCAGAAGCACCTCGAACTGGTTGCGCTTATGACCCACTTCGCCGTGGAAGACAAGGACGATGTACGCAGGGGCCTGGCGGCATTCAACGAGCAGACCGACTGGTTGATCAAGCACGCCAGGCTAGACCGCAACAAGCTCACCCTGCACGCTGCCAACTCGTTCGCTACGCTGGAAGTGCCGGAAGCGCGCCTGGACATGGTACGAACGGGGGGCGCGTTGTTCGGCGACACCGTGCCGGGGCGTACCGAGTACAAACGTGCAATGCAGTTCAAATCGCGCGTGGCGGCGGTGCACAGCTATCCGGCCGGCAACACCGTGGGCTATGACCGCACCTTCACCCTGGCCCGTGATTCGCGCCTGGCCAACATTACGGTCGGGTACTCCGACGGCTACCGCCGGGTATTCACCAACAAGGGCCATGTGCTGATCAACGGCCACCGTGTGCCGGTCGTGGGCAAGGTGTCGATGAACACGTTGATGGTCGATGTCACGGACTTCCCTGATGTGAAGGGGGGTAACGAAGTGGTGCTGTTCGGCAAGCAGGCCGGGGGCGAAATCACCCAGGCCGAGATGGAAGAAATCAACGGCGCGTTGCTCGCCGATTTGTACACCGTATGGGGCAGTTCCAACCCGAAGATGCTCGTCGACTGA
- a CDS encoding aminotransferase class I/II-fold pyridoxal phosphate-dependent enzyme has translation MRYAKLTQRIAGDGAAAWDIHYRALALQAEGKDILLLSVGDPDFDTPAPIVEAAIDSLRAGHTHYADVRGKLALREAIANRHRQRSGQAVSADQVTVLAGAQCALFCVAQCILDPGDEVIVAEPMYVTYEAVFGACGAKVVPVPVKPENGFRVCPRDVAECITPRTRALALNSPHNPSGASLPRATWEALAELCVAHDLWLISDEVYSELLYEGEHVSPGSLPGMAERTATLNSLSKSHAMTGWRMGWVVGSTALATHLENLALCMLYGLPDFIQDAAMVALEHPLPELDAMREAYRQRRDLVCEQLAGCPGLKALKPDGGMFVMVDIRETGVSAQAFADYLLDSQGVSVLAGEAFGPSAAGHIRLGLVLSNEALVDACQRIARCAGELMHGQNDA, from the coding sequence ATGCGCTACGCCAAGCTCACCCAACGCATCGCCGGCGACGGGGCCGCGGCCTGGGACATCCACTACCGCGCCCTGGCGCTGCAGGCCGAGGGTAAGGACATCCTGCTGCTGTCGGTGGGTGACCCGGACTTCGACACGCCCGCGCCTATCGTCGAGGCGGCCATCGACAGCCTGCGCGCTGGCCATACCCATTACGCCGATGTACGCGGCAAGCTGGCGCTGCGCGAGGCCATCGCCAACCGTCACCGGCAACGCAGCGGCCAGGCGGTGAGCGCCGACCAGGTGACGGTGCTGGCGGGTGCCCAGTGCGCGTTGTTCTGCGTGGCCCAGTGCATACTCGACCCAGGCGACGAGGTGATCGTTGCCGAACCGATGTATGTCACTTACGAGGCCGTGTTCGGTGCCTGCGGCGCCAAGGTGGTGCCGGTACCGGTCAAGCCCGAGAATGGCTTTCGCGTGTGCCCGCGTGACGTCGCCGAGTGCATTACCCCGCGCACCCGCGCCCTGGCCCTGAACAGCCCGCACAACCCTTCAGGGGCGAGCCTGCCGCGTGCCACCTGGGAAGCGCTGGCCGAACTGTGCGTTGCCCATGATCTGTGGCTGATCTCTGACGAGGTCTACAGCGAGCTGCTGTATGAAGGCGAGCATGTCAGCCCCGGCAGCCTGCCGGGTATGGCCGAGCGCACCGCAACGCTGAACAGCCTGTCGAAATCGCATGCCATGACCGGCTGGCGCATGGGGTGGGTGGTTGGTTCGACAGCGCTGGCCACGCATCTGGAAAACCTCGCCCTGTGCATGCTCTACGGTTTGCCGGACTTCATCCAGGATGCCGCCATGGTGGCGCTGGAGCACCCGTTGCCCGAACTGGACGCCATGCGCGAAGCCTACCGCCAGCGGCGCGACCTGGTGTGCGAGCAGTTGGCCGGCTGCCCGGGCCTGAAGGCGTTGAAGCCTGATGGTGGCATGTTCGTGATGGTCGACATCCGTGAAACCGGCGTTAGCGCCCAGGCCTTCGCCGACTACCTGTTGGACAGCCAGGGCGTGTCGGTGCTCGCCGGCGAGGCATTCGGCCCTAGCGCTGCCGGGCATATTCGCCTGGGCCTGGTGCTGAGCAACGAGGCGCTGGTCGATGCCTGCCAGCGCATTGCCCGCTGCGCCGGCGAACTGATGCACGGGCAGAATGATGCGTGA
- a CDS encoding flavodoxin family protein, with the protein MNVLIVHAHPEPQSFTAALRDQAVETFRAQGHQVQVSDLYSMGWNPVASADDFTQRENPEYLVYALEQRQGVKRGALAADIQQELDKLLWADLLVLNFPIFWFSAPAMLKGWIDRVLVSGVCYGGKRFYDQGGLAGKRALVTVTLGGREHMFGDGAIHGPLEDMLRPILRGTLAYVGFEVLPPFVAWHVPYISADARQDFLQQYRQRLEQLSDDQPLVFPRLAQFDEALYPLS; encoded by the coding sequence GTGAATGTACTGATCGTCCATGCTCACCCCGAGCCGCAATCGTTCACGGCTGCCCTGCGTGATCAGGCGGTGGAAACCTTTCGCGCCCAAGGCCATCAGGTGCAGGTCAGCGACTTGTACTCGATGGGCTGGAACCCGGTGGCCAGTGCCGATGACTTTACCCAGCGCGAGAACCCCGAGTACCTCGTGTATGCGCTGGAGCAGCGTCAGGGCGTCAAGCGCGGTGCCCTTGCCGCAGACATCCAGCAGGAGCTGGACAAACTGTTGTGGGCCGATTTGCTGGTGTTGAACTTCCCGATTTTCTGGTTCTCGGCACCGGCCATGCTCAAGGGCTGGATCGACCGGGTGCTGGTGTCGGGGGTGTGCTATGGCGGCAAGCGCTTCTACGACCAGGGCGGGTTGGCCGGCAAGAGGGCGCTGGTGACCGTGACCCTGGGCGGGCGCGAGCACATGTTTGGCGACGGCGCGATTCACGGGCCGCTGGAAGACATGCTGCGGCCGATTCTGCGTGGCACGCTGGCCTATGTCGGGTTCGAGGTGCTGCCGCCGTTCGTGGCGTGGCATGTGCCGTACATCAGTGCTGATGCGCGGCAGGACTTTCTGCAGCAATACCGGCAGCGTCTGGAGCAGCTCTCGGACGACCAACCTCTGGTGTTCCCGCGCCTGGCACAGTTCGATGAAGCGTTGTACCCCCTCAGCTGA
- a CDS encoding extracellular solute-binding protein, producing the protein MRKVLKVMGGLLLASGASLAQAAEVDSGNTLRLYNWTDYIGETTLADFEKATGIKVIYDTFDGYETVQTKLLTGRSGYDLVMLNAALVPPLISAGVFQALDKQQLPSWQNLDQQVVNNLQGYDPGLKYSAPYTWGSSGVTYNVDKITARMPDAPIGSLAMLFDPKIVSRFADCGVTLMDAPTEVIPLALQYLGKDPRSASPADLKAAEQLLLGIRPYIRKFDSVNYLTSLPNGDVCLALTWSGDYATAQARAVEAKKDIKLSFFIPQEGSLIWFDNLYIPKDAPHAANAHRFIEFLLQPQTMAKVTNYIHYANSNAAATALVRDDIRQDPVIYPDAPTRERLFAQKTQSPKDMRAITRVWSTVKTGF; encoded by the coding sequence ATGCGCAAGGTACTGAAGGTGATGGGCGGTCTGCTGCTGGCGTCTGGCGCCAGCCTGGCCCAGGCGGCAGAGGTGGACAGCGGTAACACGTTACGGTTGTACAACTGGACCGACTACATCGGCGAAACCACCCTGGCCGACTTCGAGAAGGCCACCGGCATCAAGGTCATCTACGACACCTTTGATGGCTACGAAACGGTACAGACCAAACTGCTCACCGGCCGTTCCGGCTACGATCTGGTCATGCTCAATGCCGCGCTGGTACCCCCGCTGATCAGCGCCGGCGTGTTCCAGGCACTGGACAAGCAGCAACTGCCTAGCTGGCAAAACCTCGATCAGCAGGTGGTCAACAACCTGCAGGGCTACGACCCTGGCCTGAAGTACTCGGCGCCCTATACCTGGGGCAGCTCGGGGGTAACCTACAACGTCGACAAGATCACCGCGCGCATGCCCGACGCGCCGATCGGTTCGCTGGCCATGCTGTTCGACCCCAAGATCGTCTCGCGCTTCGCCGACTGCGGCGTCACCCTGATGGACGCGCCCACCGAGGTCATTCCGCTGGCCCTGCAGTACCTGGGCAAGGACCCACGCAGCGCGTCGCCTGCCGACCTCAAGGCGGCCGAGCAACTGCTGCTGGGCATCCGCCCCTACATTCGCAAGTTCGATTCGGTGAATTACCTCACCAGCCTGCCCAACGGCGATGTCTGCCTGGCGCTGACCTGGTCCGGTGACTATGCCACCGCCCAGGCCCGCGCGGTGGAAGCGAAGAAGGACATCAAACTGTCGTTCTTCATCCCCCAGGAAGGTTCGCTGATCTGGTTCGACAACCTGTACATCCCCAAGGATGCGCCGCACGCGGCCAACGCGCACCGCTTCATCGAGTTCTTGTTGCAGCCGCAGACCATGGCCAAGGTCACCAACTACATCCACTACGCCAACAGCAACGCTGCCGCTACCGCGCTGGTGCGTGATGACATTCGCCAGGACCCGGTCATCTACCCCGACGCACCCACCCGCGAACGGCTGTTCGCACAGAAAACCCAGAGCCCGAAGGACATGCGCGCCATCACCCGGGTCTGGAGCACGGTCAAGACCGGTTTCTGA